ATTGATTTTGCGTCAATATAGGTATCCTCCTTTTGTCAATGATTTTCAATCGAGAGTAGTATGGCTTCAATGAGAATCTGTATGCGTGTAAAAATTTCTAAATACGCATAATCACTGACTTTCTAAAATAGCATAGGATAAAGGACATTTTGTCAATGAAAGGCAGTGGATAAAATTGCAAATACATGTCGTGCAACAAGGACAAAGTCTTTACAGTATCGGGCAAGCATATGGCATTCCATATGAGGATATCGCTAGGGCGAATGAATTGACTGATCCTGCGCGAATCGTTGTTGGCCAAGCACTTGTCATTCCGATTACAGGCAGTTTTCACTTGGTCAGACCAGGTCAATCACTTTATAGCATTGCTCGATTATATGGCACAACGATTGAGGAGCTTGCGAGAATCAATCAAATCTCTCCGACTAGCATGTTACAGATAGGTCAACGATTGTATATACCGCAAATGACAAAGTCGATCATCGATGTATTCCTATATGTAGAGCCAAGGGCAGCGACAATCGAATCAACTGTCCAAGAAGTGAGGAACAGGGTAGAGGACTTGACGTATTTAGGGATGTTCAGCTATGAGGCGCAGAGGGATGGATCGTTGAAAGCTCCTCCCATTGATGATATCCCTGAAATAGCCGCGAGAGCGGGAGTTTTAAATGCAATGGCCGTCACCAACTTAGAAAATTTCGCTTTTAGCCCAGATCTTGCAAATTTCCTCTTTACAAACCAGACAGTACAAGACCGGTTATTCGAAAATATTGTCCAAACCGCTAACCGAATCGGCTACTCCGATATCCATTTCGATTTTGAATTCGTGAGACCGGAGGACAGGGAATTGTATAATACGTTCCTACGAAATGCCCGTGCACGGTTCCATCCGGCAGGATTAACACTATCGACCGCTTTGCCACCGAAAAATTCAGACGCTCCAACGGGGGTTTACGGAGGAATTGATTTTGCAGCGCACGGGGAAATTGCTGATTTCGTTACGTTAATGACATACGAATGGGGGTATTCCTATAGTGACCCGCAAGCCGTCAGTCCCTTGAACCAAGTACGCCGAGTCGTGGAATATGCAGTCAGTCAGATTCCATCGGAAAAGATTTTCCTTGGACAAAATTTATACGGCTATGATTGGACGTACCCATATCCGCCTGTAACAGGGGTTGCAGCAAGAGCGCTCAGTCCAAAACAAGCGACCAATTTGGCAATCAGCCGGAATGCGAATATCCAATTCGATACCGTTGCCCAAGCACCTTTCTTCCTCTATTGGGATAATAATGGTGTACGACACGACGTATGGTTTGAGGATGCACGCAGCATCCAAGCTAAATTCAATTTGATAAAGGAATTTAATTTGCGTGGAATAATGTATTGGAAGCTAGGATTAGCATTCCCTCAAAACTGGCTGCTACTCACCGACAACTTTATAGTCCGAAAACGATAATGTAAAACGAACCATATGTGCAAAGCTGCACATATGGTTCATTTGGTGAGCCGGCTATTATTCTTTTGAAATGTAGTTGATTGCGTTTTGGAAAAAGTCCACATCAGGATTGATCAACAGAGCAGGTAGGAATGCGAAAGCCATTAGAATGATTAGATTGGCTCCTATTACGGCGCGCAGCATTTTGCTAAATGTCAAAAAGCATCTCCTCTTTCTCTTTAAAGTTGTTTTCCAAATCGCAGGAATCTGGGCTTTGGATGTGCCTAATAATAATCTATGTTTAACTAGGTGGAAATGATTTTATTTTCGTACTACTAATTTCGACATCATTACTGAAAACGACATAAATTGCATTCTAACTATCCGTAAACTGAAAAAGTTGTTGTATATATTCATATTTTCAGTAATACTAAATAAAACGAAGAAACGATTTTGAAATATTAATTTACATGGAAGATTTATACACCACCCTTGTTTTCTTCGCTATTTTCAAGAAAGGATGAGGCAAATGACTAAAATGGATAACACCCGAGAAAACCGGAGCCGGGCGAATGATTATGTTCATGAAGTATATGAATTGGTAAGGAAGAGAAATCCGGATGAAAAGGAATTTTTGCAAGCGACGAGAGAAATATTTGATTCGCTTCGCCCGGTCTTTGCTAAGCATCCTGAATATATTCGGAATGGAATACTAGAGCGTATTACGGAGCCTGAACGGATCATTTCATTCCGTGTCGCCTGGGAGGATGACAAAGGAAAAGTGCATGTCAATCGGGGATACCGCGTGCAGTTCAATAGCGATCTCGGTCCATATAAAGGCGGCATACGCTTCCATCCTTCCGTGAATAATAGCATTATGAAATTCCTTGCATTTGAGCAGATTTTCAAAAACGCATTGACAGGGCAACCGATTGGGGCGGGGAAAGGCGGCTCTGATTTCGATCCGAAGGGGAAGTCCGAAAGGGAAATCATGCGCTTCACGCAAAGCTTCATGACTGAGTTAAGCAAATACATCGGACCCGATATTGACGTTCCAGCGGGTGACATTGGTGTCGGCAGACGGGAAATCGGCTATATGTTTGGCCATTATAACCGATTGAAGGGCGGCTACGAGGCGGGCGTCCTGACCGGGAAGGACCCGAATCATGGAGGCTCGTTAGGCC
The genomic region above belongs to Sporosarcina sp. Marseille-Q4943 and contains:
- a CDS encoding LysM peptidoglycan-binding domain-containing protein; protein product: MQIHVVQQGQSLYSIGQAYGIPYEDIARANELTDPARIVVGQALVIPITGSFHLVRPGQSLYSIARLYGTTIEELARINQISPTSMLQIGQRLYIPQMTKSIIDVFLYVEPRAATIESTVQEVRNRVEDLTYLGMFSYEAQRDGSLKAPPIDDIPEIAARAGVLNAMAVTNLENFAFSPDLANFLFTNQTVQDRLFENIVQTANRIGYSDIHFDFEFVRPEDRELYNTFLRNARARFHPAGLTLSTALPPKNSDAPTGVYGGIDFAAHGEIADFVTLMTYEWGYSYSDPQAVSPLNQVRRVVEYAVSQIPSEKIFLGQNLYGYDWTYPYPPVTGVAARALSPKQATNLAISRNANIQFDTVAQAPFFLYWDNNGVRHDVWFEDARSIQAKFNLIKEFNLRGIMYWKLGLAFPQNWLLLTDNFIVRKR